One Lysinibacillus sp. OF-1 DNA segment encodes these proteins:
- the pgsA gene encoding CDP-diacylglycerol--glycerol-3-phosphate 3-phosphatidyltransferase: MNIPNKITISRILLIPFFVIVMMFDFGWGTLTLFGAEMPIHHFIGALIFIFASTTDWVDGYYARKYNLVTTFGKFLDPLADKLLVSAAFILMVELDMAPAWVIIIIISREFAVTGLRLILAGEGEVVAANQLGKIKTWAQIVAIAAALLHNTIFTLFGIPFDTIMLYIALFFTLWSGWDYFYLNRRVLLESK, encoded by the coding sequence ATGAACATTCCAAATAAAATTACCATCTCTCGAATTTTGCTTATTCCATTTTTTGTCATTGTGATGATGTTTGATTTCGGCTGGGGAACTTTGACACTATTTGGCGCTGAGATGCCGATCCACCATTTTATAGGTGCACTTATTTTTATCTTTGCTTCAACAACAGATTGGGTGGATGGTTATTATGCACGTAAGTATAATCTTGTGACAACATTTGGGAAATTTTTAGATCCCTTAGCTGATAAATTACTGGTTTCAGCAGCCTTCATTTTAATGGTAGAACTTGATATGGCACCTGCCTGGGTAATCATCATTATTATTAGCCGTGAATTTGCCGTAACTGGCTTACGTTTGATTTTGGCAGGTGAGGGAGAAGTTGTTGCTGCTAATCAGCTCGGTAAAATCAAAACTTGGGCACAAATTGTAGCGATTGCAGCTGCTCTTTTACACAATACAATCTTTACACTGTTTGGTATTCCATTTGATACGATCATGCTCTATATTGCATTGTTCTTTACGCTTTGGTCTGGGTGGGATTATTTCTATCTAAATCGACGTGTTTTACTTGAGTCTAAATAA
- the ymfI gene encoding elongation factor P 5-aminopentanone reductase — MKKFALVLGASGEIGRAICQSLAEDGWSIYVHYSNNKNAAHKLCDSLSKTFPAQEFMLVQGDFSILTGAEMVAAQIFNVQAIVFANGQAHYSLLEDTTVEDMDALWRVHVQNPMRLTALLSEKLRKHEVSYVLFIGSIWGEAGSAGEALYATVKGAQHAFVKSYAKEAALSRIRVNAVAPGFINTSMNSHLNQEELNYILEDIPLGTIGQTKDVAEMVRFYLSGKADYVTGQIIRLNGGWYI, encoded by the coding sequence GTGAAAAAATTTGCCCTTGTTTTAGGCGCATCAGGTGAGATTGGTCGTGCCATTTGTCAAAGTCTTGCAGAAGATGGATGGTCCATCTATGTGCATTATTCGAATAATAAAAATGCGGCACATAAATTATGTGATTCGCTTTCTAAAACCTTCCCTGCACAAGAGTTTATGCTTGTGCAGGGGGATTTTTCTATTTTAACAGGAGCGGAAATGGTAGCCGCGCAAATTTTTAATGTGCAGGCCATTGTCTTTGCAAATGGGCAGGCACATTATTCGCTGCTCGAAGATACAACAGTGGAGGATATGGATGCTTTATGGCGTGTCCACGTTCAAAATCCAATGCGACTGACAGCTTTACTATCTGAGAAATTGCGTAAGCATGAGGTGAGCTATGTATTATTCATTGGCTCCATTTGGGGAGAGGCTGGCTCAGCGGGTGAGGCACTTTATGCAACCGTTAAGGGAGCACAACATGCTTTTGTCAAATCCTATGCAAAAGAAGCGGCACTATCCCGTATTCGAGTAAATGCTGTTGCTCCAGGGTTTATAAATACGTCAATGAACAGCCATTTAAATCAAGAAGAACTTAATTATATTTTAGAAGATATTCCTTTAGGTACCATTGGTCAGACAAAGGATGTAGCTGAAATGGTACGTTTTTATTTGTCTGGTAAAGCAGATTATGTGACAGGACAAATCATACGATTAAATGGCGGTTGGTACATATAA
- a CDS encoding helix-turn-helix domain-containing protein, translated as MLLVAELGTRLKEARLSKGYSLDDLQEITKIQKRYLVGIEEGNYSIMPGSFYVRAFIKQYAEAVGLNAEEILETYKKELPSTPNDQVSQSMTNSPSRRKVTKGPSNKMMEAMPKIIVALFIVVIIVAIWILWQSKNSSGTSEVENTTPEMEYDTNIQPIDSEKDKKDKENKDAQKKDKEDTNSTEETPTDEDQTDQTEEMKQTISAGTVEADGATTSYTLTGTDTMKIKIEVSGPTFVGIRNQQQQELLTDTRVYNAGEVVEFDATTQNYVRVRLGNSTQAKIYINDELLPYAQQIVTQNIVINFNKEQ; from the coding sequence GTGTTATTAGTGGCAGAATTAGGTACTCGACTGAAAGAGGCGAGACTGTCTAAAGGCTACAGCTTAGACGATTTACAAGAAATAACGAAAATTCAAAAGCGTTATTTAGTAGGAATTGAAGAAGGCAATTATTCCATTATGCCTGGTTCGTTTTATGTACGAGCTTTTATTAAGCAGTATGCAGAAGCTGTTGGTTTGAACGCAGAGGAAATTTTAGAGACTTATAAAAAAGAACTACCGAGTACTCCAAATGACCAAGTAAGTCAATCGATGACGAATAGTCCAAGTAGAAGAAAAGTAACGAAAGGCCCTTCCAATAAAATGATGGAGGCTATGCCAAAAATCATTGTAGCTTTATTTATCGTTGTAATCATTGTGGCCATATGGATACTATGGCAATCTAAAAATAGTTCAGGGACAAGCGAAGTAGAAAATACTACTCCTGAAATGGAATATGATACTAATATTCAACCAATTGATAGTGAAAAGGATAAAAAAGACAAAGAAAATAAAGATGCACAGAAAAAAGATAAAGAAGATACAAACTCTACAGAGGAAACACCAACTGATGAAGATCAAACAGATCAAACAGAAGAGATGAAGCAAACAATTTCCGCGGGGACGGTTGAGGCGGATGGGGCGACGACTTCTTATACCTTAACAGGTACAGATACAATGAAAATTAAAATCGAAGTATCAGGTCCTACATTTGTGGGTATTCGCAACCAACAGCAACAAGAATTATTAACGGACACACGTGTCTATAATGCTGGAGAAGTAGTTGAGTTTGATGCTACAACACAAAACTATGTACGTGTCCGTCTTGGTAATTCAACGCAGGCTAAAATCTATATTAATGACGAACTTCTACCGTATGCACAGCAGATTGTAACGCAAAATATCGTCATCAATTTCAATAAAGAACAGTAG
- a CDS encoding DUF3243 domain-containing protein, giving the protein MTILENWQKWTSFLGQNVMQAESSGMPKKMIQTAAVQIGEYLATNVDPKNEQERVLSDLWGVASEDEKHALANCVIKLVQNKHVQ; this is encoded by the coding sequence ATGACCATTTTAGAAAACTGGCAAAAATGGACATCGTTTTTAGGACAAAACGTTATGCAAGCTGAATCGAGTGGTATGCCAAAGAAAATGATTCAAACGGCTGCTGTCCAAATTGGGGAATATTTAGCGACAAATGTCGATCCTAAAAACGAACAAGAGCGAGTGCTGTCGGATTTATGGGGCGTTGCCTCTGAAGATGAGAAGCATGCATTAGCGAATTGTGTCATTAAGCTTGTACAAAATAAGCATGTGCAGTAA
- a CDS encoding DUF3388 domain-containing protein — translation MSDWYFEYEIQVNRPGLLGDIASLLGMLRVNIISINGVDEDRRGMLVHTDNDEAIERFRTIVSTMEHINVTKFRQPKLRDRLAIRHGRYIPRDADEKNTFHFVRDELGILVDFMAELFKKEGHKLIGIRGMPRVGKTESIVAASVCANKKWIFLSSTMIKQTVRNKLVGDEFSRNNIFILDGIVTRRSSDERHLQLVREMMNMPCIKVVEHPDMFVQHSEYKIEDFDYIIELRHHTDEEITYEIMEKNHMSESDSFGGFNF, via the coding sequence TTGAGCGATTGGTACTTTGAATATGAAATTCAGGTGAATCGCCCTGGATTATTAGGAGATATTGCTTCACTTTTAGGGATGCTTCGTGTCAATATTATATCAATAAATGGTGTCGATGAGGACCGACGTGGTATGTTAGTGCATACAGACAATGATGAGGCGATTGAACGTTTTCGTACAATTGTTTCGACAATGGAACATATTAACGTAACCAAATTTCGACAACCAAAACTTCGTGACCGCCTAGCTATTCGGCATGGTCGTTATATTCCTCGAGATGCAGACGAAAAAAACACTTTCCACTTCGTAAGAGACGAACTTGGTATTTTAGTCGATTTTATGGCAGAGCTTTTTAAAAAAGAAGGACATAAGCTAATTGGTATTCGTGGTATGCCACGCGTTGGAAAAACTGAATCCATTGTAGCTGCAAGTGTTTGTGCCAATAAAAAATGGATTTTCTTATCGTCTACAATGATTAAACAAACTGTTCGTAATAAACTTGTGGGAGACGAATTTAGTCGTAACAATATTTTTATTTTAGATGGTATTGTGACTCGGCGTTCATCTGATGAGCGACATTTGCAATTAGTGCGTGAAATGATGAATATGCCTTGCATTAAAGTTGTTGAGCATCCAGATATGTTTGTGCAGCATTCAGAATATAAAATAGAGGATTTTGATTATATCATTGAATTACGTCATCACACGGATGAAGAAATTACTTATGAAATAATGGAAAAAAATCACATGTCCGAATCCGATTCATTTGGAGGATTTAATTTTTAA